One window of Corynebacterium accolens genomic DNA carries:
- a CDS encoding peptide MFS transporter translates to MTNKDPEAEEQTSAPAASSGERTFFGHPWGLANLFGVEMWERFSFYGMQSIVLLYMYYATTDGGLGLDRGDATSIVGAYGGLVYMACLLASLVADRILGAERTLFYSAIMVMAGHLVLAFIPAVTGLAIGLILIAVGSGGVKTTASVVLGSLYSRDDPRRDGGFSIFYMGVNIGALFGPLLTTAMWGWKGFHWGFGIAAVGMALGLIQYTIMRKTTIKDAGHEIPNPADSKQRMMGLGAIVVVILVMVIGLGTGIIKVEWLSNIVTAVALIAAVYFWIQMYTSDLVTRKEKNRLLGFIPMFISGVLFFGIFQQQFTVMTIYADVRLDRHIFGLEIPPSLVQSINPIFIVIFSAIFAAMWTKLGDRQWSTPVKFGVANIIIGVSLFFFLPFSGSGANSTPMYVIIWILFLFTMGELMLSPVGNSLATKVAPEAFPSRMMAVWMMAVAMGTALAGSLASFYNPEDAAAENTFFISLGVASIALGIVLLVLSRWVVKKFATFR, encoded by the coding sequence ATGACAAATAAGGATCCAGAGGCGGAGGAGCAGACCTCCGCACCCGCTGCTTCGAGCGGGGAGCGCACATTCTTCGGTCACCCGTGGGGGCTGGCTAACCTGTTCGGCGTGGAGATGTGGGAGCGATTCAGCTTCTACGGCATGCAGTCCATCGTGCTGCTGTACATGTACTACGCCACGACCGATGGTGGCCTCGGCCTCGACCGCGGCGATGCAACATCGATCGTCGGCGCGTACGGCGGCTTGGTCTACATGGCCTGCCTGTTGGCATCCTTGGTAGCAGACCGCATCCTCGGTGCGGAGCGCACCCTGTTCTACTCCGCGATCATGGTAATGGCTGGACACCTCGTCTTGGCCTTCATCCCCGCCGTGACGGGTCTTGCCATCGGCCTGATCCTCATCGCCGTTGGTTCCGGTGGCGTGAAGACCACCGCGTCGGTGGTGCTGGGCTCGCTGTATAGCCGCGACGATCCTCGCCGTGACGGCGGCTTCTCCATCTTCTACATGGGCGTTAATATCGGCGCCCTCTTTGGTCCGCTTCTTACCACCGCAATGTGGGGCTGGAAGGGCTTCCACTGGGGCTTCGGCATCGCTGCCGTCGGTATGGCCTTGGGCCTTATCCAGTACACCATCATGCGTAAGACCACCATTAAGGACGCCGGACACGAAATCCCGAACCCGGCGGACTCCAAGCAGCGCATGATGGGCTTGGGCGCGATCGTCGTCGTCATCCTCGTCATGGTCATTGGCCTGGGTACTGGAATCATCAAGGTAGAGTGGCTGTCCAATATCGTCACCGCCGTTGCCCTTATCGCCGCCGTGTACTTCTGGATTCAGATGTACACCTCTGATTTGGTGACCCGGAAAGAAAAGAACCGCCTCTTGGGCTTTATTCCGATGTTCATCTCCGGTGTGCTGTTCTTCGGTATCTTCCAGCAGCAATTTACCGTGATGACCATTTACGCCGATGTGCGCTTGGATCGCCACATCTTCGGCCTCGAGATCCCGCCGTCACTGGTGCAGTCCATTAACCCGATCTTCATCGTTATCTTCTCCGCAATCTTCGCAGCGATGTGGACGAAGCTCGGTGACCGTCAGTGGTCCACGCCTGTAAAGTTCGGCGTAGCCAATATCATCATTGGTGTCTCGCTCTTCTTCTTCCTGCCGTTCTCCGGTTCGGGCGCAAACTCCACGCCAATGTATGTCATTATCTGGATCCTCTTCCTGTTCACCATGGGTGAGCTCATGCTGTCCCCGGTGGGCAACTCGCTGGCCACCAAGGTGGCTCCAGAGGCATTCCCATCGCGCATGATGGCCGTGTGGATGATGGCCGTGGCCATGGGTACCGCGCTTGCCGGCTCGCTGGCTAGCTTCTACAACCCAGAGGATGCGGCTGCGGAAAACACCTTCTTCATTTCCCTGGGTGTCGCTTCCATCGCGCTGGGCATCGTCCTGCTCGTGCTGAGCCGCTGGGTGGTCAAGAAGTTCGCTACCTTCCGTTAA
- a CDS encoding ATP-dependent Clp protease proteolytic subunit — protein sequence MNKSQMPSSRYVLPSFIEQSAQGTKETNPYSKLFEERIIFLGTQVDDTSANDIMAQLLVLESQDPDRDITMYINSPGGSFTALMAIYDTMRYVRPDVQTVCLGQAASAAAVLLAAGAPGKRAALPNSRVLIHQPATQGTQGQVSDLEIQAAEIERMRTLMENTLAEHTGRTAEQIRIDTDRDKILTAEDAVEYGIIDTVFEYRKLNS from the coding sequence ATGAATAAGTCGCAGATGCCAAGTTCCCGTTACGTACTGCCTTCTTTTATTGAGCAGTCCGCTCAGGGGACGAAGGAAACCAACCCGTACTCTAAGCTCTTTGAAGAGCGCATCATCTTCTTGGGCACCCAGGTCGATGACACCTCTGCCAATGACATCATGGCCCAGCTGCTGGTTCTTGAAAGCCAGGATCCGGACCGTGACATCACCATGTATATCAACTCGCCCGGTGGCTCCTTTACTGCCCTGATGGCAATTTATGACACCATGCGCTATGTGCGCCCCGATGTGCAGACCGTGTGCCTGGGCCAGGCGGCGTCCGCTGCCGCAGTGCTTTTGGCCGCTGGTGCTCCGGGCAAGCGCGCGGCGTTGCCGAACTCCCGCGTATTGATCCACCAGCCTGCAACCCAGGGCACCCAGGGCCAGGTCTCGGACTTGGAGATCCAGGCCGCAGAGATCGAGCGTATGCGCACCTTGATGGAAAATACCCTGGCGGAGCACACCGGCCGTACTGCCGAGCAAATCCGCATCGACACCGACCGCGATAAGATCCTCACCGCGGAAGACGCCGTGGAATACGGAATCATCGATACCGTCTTTGAGTACCGCAAGCTCAATTCTTAA
- a CDS encoding ATP-dependent Clp protease proteolytic subunit encodes MSKKSDQLQMTTPAGSGLNLGDSVYERLLHERIIFLGTQVDDEIANKLCAQILLLSAEDPTRDISLYINSPGGSVTAGMAIYDTMKYSPCDISTYGMGLAASMGQFLLSGGTKGKRYALPHARIMMHQPSAGVGGTAADIAIQAEQFAQTKREMAELIAEHTGQTFEQITKDSDRDRWMTAQQAKEYGIVDHVIESVNGPLSN; translated from the coding sequence ATGTCTAAGAAATCTGACCAGCTTCAGATGACCACCCCAGCAGGCTCCGGCCTGAACTTGGGTGACAGCGTCTACGAGCGCCTGCTGCACGAGCGCATTATCTTTTTGGGCACCCAGGTAGACGATGAAATTGCCAATAAGTTGTGCGCGCAGATCCTGCTGCTTTCCGCAGAGGATCCCACGCGCGATATTTCGCTCTACATCAATTCCCCGGGTGGCTCCGTGACCGCGGGCATGGCCATTTATGACACGATGAAGTACTCGCCCTGCGATATCTCCACCTACGGCATGGGCTTGGCCGCTTCCATGGGCCAGTTCCTGCTCTCTGGTGGTACGAAGGGCAAGCGCTATGCACTGCCGCACGCTCGCATCATGATGCACCAGCCTTCCGCTGGCGTGGGCGGTACCGCTGCCGATATCGCCATCCAGGCGGAGCAATTCGCCCAGACGAAGCGCGAGATGGCCGAGCTCATTGCAGAGCACACCGGCCAAACCTTCGAGCAGATCACCAAGGACTCTGACCGCGACCGCTGGATGACGGCGCAGCAAGCCAAGGAATACGGCATTGTTGACCACGTTATCGAGTCCGTGAACGGCCCACTGAGCAACTAG
- the tig gene encoding trigger factor: MKTTVDKLSDTRVKLTVNVPFAELDQEIDQAYAAIAQQVSIPGFRKGKAPRQLIDARFGRGPILEQVVNDMLPSRYEQAVQSEDLKVIGQPDVDISKIEDKDFVEFTAEVDVRPEFEVPNFSEISVTVPAIKAGEEDVDKALEDLAERFGELKDTKRKMKTGDYAIIDITAEVDGEKIEEASTEGLSYSIGDDNLIKGLDTALRGMKTGEDNEFTSTIQSGEHKDEEATFKVHVQQTKERKLPDMDDEFAQMASEYDTIEELREATKTEVEESKKAEQAGQIRDEVLKAALAGVEFELPQSVVDEQAHAQLHQILGQLAHDEKALAQLLEAQGTSREEFDQQTREQAEESVRTQIFLDAVAEKEEPEVSQQELSDHILFTAQSYGMDPNQFIQQLQSNGQIANLFSDVRRGKALAAAICRTTVKDEEGNDVDVEQYFGEVEEDENEATDAE, from the coding sequence GTGAAGACCACCGTAGACAAGCTGAGCGATACCCGCGTTAAGCTCACCGTCAACGTTCCGTTTGCGGAGCTAGACCAGGAAATCGATCAAGCTTACGCGGCAATCGCGCAGCAGGTTTCTATTCCAGGTTTCCGTAAGGGCAAGGCCCCGCGCCAGCTGATCGACGCTCGCTTCGGCCGCGGCCCGATTCTGGAGCAGGTTGTCAATGACATGCTGCCTTCCCGCTACGAGCAGGCCGTTCAGTCCGAGGACCTGAAGGTCATCGGCCAGCCGGACGTAGACATTTCCAAGATCGAGGACAAGGACTTCGTCGAGTTCACCGCCGAAGTTGACGTTCGCCCTGAGTTCGAGGTTCCGAACTTCTCCGAAATCTCCGTCACCGTCCCAGCCATCAAGGCCGGCGAAGAAGACGTGGACAAGGCCCTCGAGGATCTTGCAGAACGCTTCGGTGAACTGAAGGACACCAAGCGCAAGATGAAGACCGGTGACTACGCCATCATTGACATCACCGCAGAGGTGGACGGCGAGAAGATCGAGGAGGCTTCCACCGAGGGCCTGTCTTACTCCATTGGTGATGACAACCTCATCAAGGGTCTGGACACCGCACTGCGCGGCATGAAGACCGGCGAGGATAACGAGTTCACCTCCACCATCCAGTCTGGCGAGCACAAGGACGAAGAGGCTACCTTTAAGGTCCACGTGCAGCAGACCAAGGAGCGCAAGCTGCCGGACATGGATGATGAGTTTGCCCAGATGGCCTCCGAGTACGACACCATCGAGGAGCTGCGCGAAGCCACCAAGACCGAGGTTGAGGAGTCCAAGAAGGCTGAGCAGGCCGGCCAGATCCGCGATGAGGTTCTGAAGGCTGCGCTTGCCGGTGTCGAATTTGAACTGCCCCAGTCCGTCGTCGACGAGCAGGCTCACGCCCAGCTGCACCAGATCCTGGGCCAGCTGGCACACGATGAGAAGGCGCTGGCACAGCTGCTCGAGGCACAGGGCACCTCCCGCGAAGAGTTTGATCAGCAGACCCGCGAGCAGGCCGAAGAGTCCGTGCGCACGCAGATCTTCTTGGATGCCGTGGCAGAAAAGGAAGAGCCGGAAGTATCCCAGCAGGAGCTCTCGGACCACATCCTGTTCACCGCGCAGTCCTACGGCATGGACCCGAACCAGTTCATCCAGCAGCTGCAGTCCAACGGGCAGATTGCCAACCTGTTCTCTGACGTACGCCGCGGCAAGGCACTGGCTGCCGCCATTTGCCGTACCACCGTAAAGGACGAAGAAGGCAACGACGTTGACGTTGAGCAGTACTTCGGTGAGGTAGAAGAAGACGAGAACGAAGCTACCGACGCGGAGTAA